A single Suricata suricatta isolate VVHF042 chromosome 2, meerkat_22Aug2017_6uvM2_HiC, whole genome shotgun sequence DNA region contains:
- the LBX1 gene encoding transcription factor LBX1, whose protein sequence is MTSKEDGKAAPGEERRRSPLDHLPPPANSNKPLTPFSIEDILNKPSVRRSYSLCGAAHLLAAADKHAPGGLPLAGRALLSQTSPLCALEELASKTFKGLEVSVLQAAEGRDGMTIFGQRQTPKKRRKSRTAFTNHQIYELEKRFLYQKYLSPADRDQIAQQLGLTNAQVITWFQNRRAKLKRDLEEMKADVESAKKLGPSGQMDIVALAELEQNSEAAGGGGGSSCGRAKSRPGSPALPPGAPQAPGAGPLQLSPASPLTDQPASSQDCSEDEEDEEIDVDD, encoded by the exons ATGACTTCCAAGGAGGACGGCAAGGCGGCGCCGGGGGAAGAGCGGCGGCGCAGCCCGCTGGATCACCTGCCGCCGCCCGCCAACTCCAACAAGCCGCTGACTCCGTTCAGCATCGAGGACATCCTCAACAAGCCGTCTGTGCGGAGAAGTTACTCGCTGTGCGGGGCGGCGCACCTGCTGGCGGCGGCGGACAAGCACGCGCCGGGCGGCTTGCCCCTGGCTGGCCGCGCGCTGCTCTCGCAGACCTCGCCGCTGTGCGCGCTGGAGGAGCTCGCCAGCAAGACCTTTAAGGGGCTGGAGGTCAGCGTCCTGCAGGCAGCTGAAG GCCGTGATGGGATGACCATCTTTGGGCAGCGACAGACCCCTAAGAAGCGGCGAAAGTCTCGAACAGCCTTCACCAACCACCAGATCTACGAGTTGGAGAAGCGCTTCCTCTACCAGAAGTACCTGTCCCCTGCCGATCGCGACCAAATCGCGCAGCAGCTGGGCCTCACCAACGCTCAGGTCATCACCTGGTTCCAGAATCGGCGCGCCAAGCTCAAGCGGGACCTGGAGGAGATGAAGGCCGACGTGGAGTCCGCCAAGAAACTGGGCCCCAGCGGGCAGATGGACATCGTGGCACTGGCCGAACTCGAGCAGAACTCGGAGGCCGCcggcggcggcggtggcagcAGCTGTGGCAGGGCCAAGTCTAGGCCTGGCTCTCCCGCGCTCCCTCCAGGTGCCCCGCAAGCCCCGGGCGCCGGGCCCCTGCAGCTCTCGCCCGCCTCCCCGCTCACGGACCAGCCGGCCAGCAGCCAGGACTGCTCAGAGGACGAGGAAGACGAAGAGATCGACGTGGACGATTGA